One window from the genome of Clupea harengus chromosome 19, Ch_v2.0.2, whole genome shotgun sequence encodes:
- the cmtm8a gene encoding CKLF-like MARVEL transmembrane domain-containing protein 8, which produces MEESGTSRTVINTSSNPYLEFDHLSTSTISCNKQFIRSASGLLVCAEVVLGLLVCGLIAGTDYFRMSPFGWVMFVAVFYWVLTLFLLLLFLTQAHSKIPQVPWNTVVMVFNSTATVLYLVAAVVEATLVSHGVKGQHNYNSWAASTFFAFLVSLCYAGSSFLSLRAWRDRQAEG; this is translated from the exons ATGGAGGAAAGTGGGACCTCCCGAACCGTGATCAACACGAGCAGCAACCCGTACCTGGAGTTCGACCATCTCTCCACGTCAACCATCTCCTGCAACAAACAATTCATCAGAAGCGCGTCGGGACTGCTGGTCTGTGCCGAGGTG GTCCTGGGTCTGCTGGTGTGTGGACTGATCGCCGGTACCGACTACTTCCGCATGTCCCCGTTCGGCTGGGTCATGTTCGTGGCCGTCTTCTACTGGGtgctcacactcttcctcctcctcctcttcctcacccaaGCACACTCCAAAATCCCCCAGGTCCCATGGAACACAGTG GTGATGGTCTTTAACTCCACTGCCACAGTGCTGTACCTCGTGGCAGCAGTTGTCGAGGCAACGCTTGTGAGTCACGGGGTCAAAGGGCAACACAACTACAACAGCTGGGCCGCGTCGACG TTCTTTGCCTTCCTGGTGTCGCTGTGCTACGCGGGGAGCTCCTTCCTCAGCCTCAGGgcctggagagacagacaggctgaggggTAG
- the LOC105906341 gene encoding natterin-4-like gives MRCFVLLLCVGLLLDFSAGLPEISDLWQTILTKAKHELASLKRSLERLFSPVPTRPTYGDNVHLGWVRWPGSLPRWAVSVFNRLGNRTDYICSPAHRTEYVVGYYNPTLGPHCFTPSDKLDWSIGKEFDLLVNDHNLELLEWVSVEYFGYGEAPSNAVIVSHSSKADGYIFRGEEGVVSYLLFPPRKTTRRVRLRREEYRGDILTVNPGKYRERLSDVEYDMQQMQILSVETLRISKTIVANDDYSPPDRQVALTGQTELHGTWETISSKRLVISTSLTAQIPAIPSGITPTNSTPRGILGNSVSEVVNHTLSGTVFVPPQLSCEVWMTGTLHSVTIPFNASLQKTYECGAVHTATVPGIYSGTEVVGIELVIDSCQPM, from the exons ATGCGGTGCTTCGTGCTTCTCCTCTGTGTTGGGCTGTTGCTGGATTTCTCTGCAGGTTTACCTGAGATCAGTGACCTTTGGCAGACGATACTCACAAAAGCAAAACATG AGCTGGCGTCACTTAAGAGAAGCCTGGAGCGACTGTTTTCCCCAGTCCCGACTAGACCCACCTACGGAGACAAcgtccacctagggtgggtcaGATGGCCTGGCAGCTTGCCCAGGTGGGCCGTGAGCGTGTTCAATCGCCTTGGGAACCGCACGGACTACATTTGCTCGCCAGCGCACCGCACTGAATATGTGGTCGGCTACTACAACCCCACCCTCGGCCCCCACTGCTTCACCCCCTCCGACAAGTTAGACTGGAGCATCGGAAAAGAGTTTGACCTGCTGGTGAACGACCACAACCTGGAGCTGCTGGAGTGGGTCTCCGTTGAGTATTTTGGATATGGAGAAGCCCCGTCCAATGCTGTGATCGTGAGCCACAGCTCAAAAGCCGACGGTTACATCTTCCGCGGTGAAGAGGGCGTGGTTTCCTACCTGCTATTTCCGCCCAGGAAAACGACGAGGCGTGTCAGGCTGCGCCGAGAGGAATATCGAGGGGACATTCTCACTGTGAATCCGGGCAAATACAGGGAGCGTCTCTCGGACGTCGAGTACGACATGCAGCAGATGCAGATCCTTTCAGTCGAGACTCTGAGGATCTCCAAAACAATCGTCGCCAATGACGACTACTCTCCTCCGGACCGCCAGGTGGCGCTGACGGGGCAGACAGAACTCCATGGGACCTGGGAGACTATCTCCTCTAAACGACTCGTCATCTCCACCTCCCTTACGGCCCAAATACCCGCCATCCCCTCAGGCATCACTCCCACCAACAGCACGCCCAGAGGCATTCTGGGTAACTCTGTGAGTGAGGTGGTCAATCACACTCTGTCTGGGACTGTTTTCGTCCCCCCCCAGCTCTCGTGTGAGGTGTGGATGACTGGGACGCTGCACTCGGTAACCATCCCCTTCAACGCCTCCCTGCAGAAGACCTATGAGTGCGGAGCTGTGCACACAGCAACGGTGCCGGGCATCTACAGTGGCACTGAGGTCGTCGGCATTGAGCTGGTGATCGACTCCTGTCAGCCTATGTAA